A genomic region of Anas acuta chromosome 1, bAnaAcu1.1, whole genome shotgun sequence contains the following coding sequences:
- the STOML3 gene encoding stomatin-like protein 3, which yields MDPKRETPKKSNTEHLIADRREGIGVCGWILVSISFLLVVITFPFSIWACIKVVREYERAVVFRLGRILPKKSKGPGLILILPCTDTFIRVDLRTVTCTIPPQEILTKDAVTTQVDGVVYYRIHSVVSAVANVTDVHSATFLLAQTTLRNVLGTKSLAQLLAGREEIAHGIQDILDSATEQWGIKVARVEIKDIRIPVAMQRTMAAEAEAAQEARAKVVAADGERNASKALKQASVVLADSTAGLQLRYLQTLTTLAAENNSTIVFPLPVNMFENLGQKNRGG from the exons CTGATAGGCGGGAAGGAATTGGTGTCTGTGGCTGGATCCTGGTTtcaatttctttcctgttggTGGTTAttacctttcctttttccatctgGGCATGTATCAAG gTTGTCAGAGAATATGAACGTGCTGTTGTATTTCGGCTGGGACGTATACTGCCTAAGAAATCAAAGGGACCAG gtttgaTCCTCATACTTCCATGTACAGATACGTTTATCAGGGTTGATCTTCGAACTGTTACTTGTACCATTCCTCCACAAGAG ATTCTGACAAAAGATGCTGTTACCACCCAAGTGGATGGGGTGGTGTACTACAGGATCCACAGTGTGGTCAGTGCCGTTGCCAACGTCACCGATGTCCACTCAGCCACCTTCCTCCTGGCACAGACGACCCTGAGAAATGTGCTGGGTACAAAGAGCTTGGCTCAGCTCCTGGCTGGTCGAGAAGAGATTGCTCATGGTATCCAG GACATCCTCGACAGTGCCACGGAGCAGTGGGGAATCAAAGTGGCTCGTGTGGAGATCAAAGACATCAGGATTCCCGTGGCCATGCAGAGGACGATGGCAGCTGAAGCAGAAGCTGCACAAGAGGCAAGAGCTAAG GTTGTGGCAGCAGATGGAGAGAGGAATGCTTCTAAAGCCCTCAAGCAGGCCTCCGTGGTGCTGGCCGACTCCACAGCAGGTCTTCAGCTGCGCTACCTGCAAACTTTAACAACTTTGGCAGCAGAGAACAATTCCACCATCGTCTTCCCTCTCCCTGTTAATATGTTTGAAAATTTGGGACAGAAAAATAGAGGGGGATAG